One part of the Chryseobacterium sp. 7 genome encodes these proteins:
- a CDS encoding RsiV family protein translates to MKNTIAVIALSSFLAVIACKKSEKAEAADKIENKAPEEFVVDSVKVNDSVKITDSLKLSFTSKLLVFPTIKDKKLLDSIYFQNEKITDFSKAGLQAYLDSEKNNYFNSVKNDNKDWVSDVTYAQNWYSSSHMNLISNTNGYMHIQYTGSGYEGGAHDNYGFSERVFDLKNSKKLELKDITSMPENNIEAILMKNIDKMNSGTMDGDGEVKNSEMLLIEKIPASDNFYFDDKNLYFHYSPYEIAAFAAGDITIPVSWEDLKGTLNAEFKERMKIK, encoded by the coding sequence ATGAAAAATACGATTGCTGTTATAGCATTATCTTCTTTCTTAGCAGTGATTGCCTGTAAAAAAAGTGAAAAAGCAGAAGCTGCAGATAAAATAGAAAACAAAGCACCTGAAGAATTTGTTGTAGACTCTGTGAAAGTAAATGATTCTGTGAAAATAACAGATTCATTAAAGCTTTCTTTCACTTCAAAACTCCTGGTTTTCCCAACAATAAAAGATAAAAAGCTGCTGGACAGTATCTATTTCCAGAATGAAAAAATTACAGACTTCTCTAAAGCCGGACTTCAGGCTTATCTTGATAGCGAAAAGAATAATTACTTCAACTCTGTGAAAAATGATAATAAAGACTGGGTTTCAGATGTCACTTATGCCCAAAATTGGTATTCAAGCTCACACATGAATTTAATTTCTAATACCAATGGCTATATGCATATACAATATACAGGAAGTGGCTATGAAGGTGGTGCTCATGATAATTATGGATTTTCAGAAAGAGTTTTTGATCTTAAAAACAGTAAAAAATTAGAATTGAAAGATATTACTTCAATGCCTGAAAATAATATTGAAGCTATTCTGATGAAAAATATTGATAAAATGAACAGCGGAACGATGGATGGGGACGGCGAAGTAAAAAATTCGGAGATGTTGTTAATAGAGAAAATTCCGGCATCAGATAACTTCTATTTTGATGATAAAAACCTGTATTTTCATTACAGTCCATACGAAATTGCAGCTTTTGCAGCAGGAGATATTACAATTCCTGTCTCATGGGAAGACCTGAAAGGGACTTTAAATGCAGAATTTAAAGAAAGAATGAAAATTAAGTAA
- a CDS encoding diacylglycerol/lipid kinase family protein — translation MKKVAFIINPFSAKKNYQPFLNELKNKVENPLYYVSESILGTDEFIKDHFDEVDIFVAIGGDGTISTVAKNLINTEKILAIFPAGSGNGFSNETQFSKNLDELLEKIKVKNSRKIDTFTVNDRLSINVSGTGFDGKVVKEFEKTSRGFKNYIKVSLKTFFNYKPIKVKFFDEEYQQYNGRYLMMNIANTRQFGNNAYIAPKASKSDGLVDMVLVKKFPLTYSALFAFRMFTKRLKDDEYVTYLPVSEISFKVNTKNWHLDGEFNKIKSPVHIKVQPASLNILV, via the coding sequence ATGAAAAAAGTAGCATTTATTATCAATCCATTTTCAGCCAAAAAGAATTACCAGCCGTTTTTGAACGAGCTTAAAAATAAGGTTGAAAATCCATTATATTACGTTTCAGAATCTATTCTGGGAACGGATGAGTTCATTAAAGATCATTTTGATGAAGTGGATATTTTTGTCGCTATAGGAGGGGATGGAACTATTTCCACCGTGGCAAAAAATCTTATTAATACTGAAAAAATTCTGGCAATTTTTCCGGCGGGTTCAGGAAACGGATTTTCCAATGAAACACAATTCAGTAAAAATCTGGACGAACTTTTAGAAAAAATAAAAGTCAAGAACTCCAGAAAGATTGATACATTTACGGTGAATGACAGGCTATCAATCAATGTTTCTGGGACAGGATTTGATGGTAAAGTAGTCAAAGAGTTTGAAAAAACGAGTCGTGGATTCAAAAACTACATCAAGGTTTCTCTGAAAACCTTCTTCAATTATAAACCTATTAAGGTGAAGTTTTTTGATGAAGAATACCAACAGTATAACGGCCGTTATCTGATGATGAACATCGCTAATACGCGTCAGTTTGGGAACAATGCTTATATTGCACCAAAAGCAAGTAAAAGTGACGGACTGGTGGATATGGTTTTGGTTAAGAAGTTTCCGCTTACTTATTCTGCACTGTTTGCTTTCAGGATGTTTACCAAAAGGCTGAAAGATGATGAATACGTAACGTATCTTCCGGTTTCCGAAATATCATTTAAAGTAAATACCAAAAACTGGCATCTGGATGGGGAATTCAATAAGATCAAATCACCTGTTCATATAAAAGTACAGCCAGCGAGTTTGAATATTTTGGTTTAA
- a CDS encoding dicarboxylate/amino acid:cation symporter, translating into MKAKKIYNQLYFQVIIAIVTGILLGKFYPELGEKMKPLGDGFIKLVKMIIAPVIFITLTLGIAHMTDLKKVGRIAIKAMIYFFTFSTLALIIGLIVGNLLQPGHGLNIDPSTLSGDVSQYQAKAHESTLTGFIMNIIPETLFSPLVGENILQVLLVAILMGVALVLTKEKSQKVTDFLQDLSTPVFKIVHMLMKLAPIGAFGAMAFTIGKYGLHSVLNLIFLVATFYITSILFVVLVLGAVAWYNGFNIFKLLFYLKEELLLVLGTSSSESALPGIMEKLEKAGCSRAIVGLVVPTGYSFNLDGTNIYMTLASLFIAQALNIHLPIEKQLMLLLVAMLSSKGAAGVTGAGFVTLAATLAVVPEIPIAGMTLILGIDKFMSECRALTNVIGNSVATVVVANWEKQLDKEQLQYCLDHPAEVEKKLEM; encoded by the coding sequence TTGAAAGCAAAAAAAATATACAATCAGCTTTACTTCCAGGTGATTATAGCCATTGTTACCGGTATTCTTCTGGGAAAGTTCTACCCTGAATTGGGAGAAAAGATGAAACCTTTGGGAGACGGATTCATCAAATTGGTTAAAATGATAATCGCTCCGGTTATTTTCATCACCCTCACCTTAGGAATCGCCCACATGACCGATTTAAAAAAGGTAGGAAGAATTGCTATCAAAGCAATGATCTATTTCTTTACCTTTTCAACCCTTGCTCTAATCATCGGGTTAATAGTCGGAAATCTCTTACAGCCAGGTCATGGTTTGAATATTGATCCTTCTACCCTTTCCGGTGATGTTTCACAATATCAGGCAAAAGCTCACGAATCAACACTTACGGGCTTCATTATGAATATTATTCCGGAGACTTTATTCAGTCCTTTGGTGGGTGAAAATATCCTTCAGGTTCTTTTAGTGGCTATTTTAATGGGAGTTGCTTTGGTTTTAACAAAAGAAAAAAGCCAGAAAGTTACAGACTTTCTGCAAGATCTGTCTACTCCGGTTTTCAAAATTGTTCATATGCTTATGAAGCTTGCCCCAATTGGAGCTTTCGGAGCTATGGCATTTACGATCGGAAAATATGGACTTCATTCTGTACTGAACCTGATATTTCTGGTAGCAACATTCTATATCACCTCTATTCTTTTTGTGGTTTTGGTGTTGGGAGCCGTAGCATGGTATAATGGATTTAATATTTTTAAACTTCTTTTCTACCTTAAAGAAGAACTTCTTCTCGTTTTGGGTACAAGCTCATCAGAATCTGCTTTACCGGGAATCATGGAAAAACTGGAAAAAGCAGGCTGCTCACGAGCCATTGTAGGTCTTGTAGTTCCTACCGGATATTCTTTTAATCTCGACGGAACCAATATTTATATGACGCTCGCTTCTCTTTTTATTGCGCAAGCTTTAAACATTCATCTTCCGATTGAAAAGCAACTGATGCTTCTTTTAGTGGCTATGCTAAGTTCAAAAGGGGCTGCAGGAGTTACAGGTGCCGGATTTGTTACATTAGCAGCAACGTTGGCAGTAGTTCCTGAAATTCCGATTGCCGGAATGACTTTGATTCTTGGAATTGACAAATTTATGAGTGAATGCAGAGCTCTTACCAATGTAATCGGGAATTCTGTAGCAACAGTAGTGGTTGCCAACTGGGAAAAACAGCTTGACAAAGAGCAGCTTCAATATTGCCTGGATCATCCGGCTGAAGTGGAAAAAAAGCTGGAAATGTAA
- a CDS encoding ADP-ribosyltransferase domain-containing protein translates to MENILDDLNDFDEESKRMLRGSRIIQFGELRKGIYGNDKDPFEDIKRNKTFDEISNEYVLSTPFEKKSTFYKPTTEDYDALSKGFYTGGINYELLAKDLKEKLGLINNFLFEPEKYLLEDKTVYSGSSSFNAPVFSSIKNNKPFVYKKNDTEIQATFDLAKLNTRKNLLSNSYNFGIYFDNYKVTYNINFIYKDGENKKFSDAQTDATETPYDFKLNDEYIAIKLYTGSAETFIEFLRIIKGNSQAEQMKNDIIRYYKHFFATAKSNPDIIDALYENIPDFVLEVLTDEMLWKDFVSLSEKAIDTSGTNENLSVINLLKGVKNGVWWSTQVNNSPNVVRKVLNKLKANYLENFIIALTKVGINAWKDSDYQNAITYSLEMKDTLKNGVVENRFVYWSGFLEKEKKFEVGFTIHSYENGNQAPSESGSETLGINEAFTPLRISDEKEDYFIPTIVANYFTEKQIENDRWTILENITAGLLPEFELIAFRNFSSLISKLRYSRYLKVLGENPAFQKILVELSSTRYMAKYLSLEEETAVRLYTSGYYSGLNRALRGEIAITEEYKVFKELLNNALKKLPKTSSSTFYRLEKMSPEMLSKEYAIGKTIEKKGFTSSTYDYMAAEEMMFDDSGLNVLIKITGKNGKNIEDASLLPAEREVLFRSNTKFEVESVKFDVSPVDNVSPITRVNIKER, encoded by the coding sequence ATGGAAAATATTTTAGACGATCTTAATGATTTTGACGAAGAAAGTAAAAGAATGCTTCGAGGAAGTCGTATCATACAATTCGGAGAACTAAGGAAAGGGATTTATGGAAATGATAAAGACCCTTTTGAAGACATAAAAAGGAATAAAACATTTGATGAAATCTCTAATGAATATGTGTTGAGTACGCCTTTTGAGAAAAAGAGTACTTTTTATAAACCTACTACTGAAGATTATGATGCTTTATCCAAGGGTTTTTACACGGGTGGGATTAATTATGAACTTCTTGCAAAAGATTTGAAAGAAAAATTAGGACTGATAAATAACTTCTTGTTTGAGCCAGAAAAGTATCTATTGGAAGATAAGACCGTTTATTCAGGTTCTTCCTCGTTTAATGCTCCTGTATTCAGTAGTATTAAAAATAACAAACCCTTTGTATATAAAAAGAATGATACAGAAATTCAGGCGACTTTTGATTTAGCCAAATTAAATACCAGAAAAAATTTACTGAGTAACTCTTATAATTTTGGGATTTATTTTGACAATTATAAAGTGACCTATAATATTAACTTTATCTATAAAGACGGAGAGAATAAGAAGTTTTCTGATGCACAAACGGATGCAACTGAAACTCCCTATGATTTCAAATTGAATGACGAATACATAGCAATAAAACTTTATACAGGAAGTGCAGAAACCTTTATTGAATTTTTGAGAATTATAAAAGGTAATTCACAAGCTGAGCAAATGAAAAATGATATTATCCGATATTATAAACATTTTTTTGCAACCGCTAAAAGCAACCCTGATATTATAGATGCTTTATATGAAAATATCCCTGATTTTGTTTTGGAAGTCCTTACAGATGAAATGCTTTGGAAGGATTTTGTTTCTCTTTCTGAAAAAGCTATTGATACATCTGGTACTAATGAAAATCTTTCAGTCATTAATCTGTTAAAAGGTGTAAAAAATGGTGTTTGGTGGAGCACGCAGGTTAATAACAGTCCTAACGTAGTAAGAAAAGTTTTGAATAAACTCAAAGCCAACTATCTTGAAAATTTCATTATTGCATTGACAAAAGTGGGAATTAATGCATGGAAAGATTCTGATTACCAAAATGCGATAACCTATTCTCTCGAAATGAAAGACACGTTGAAAAATGGTGTTGTTGAAAACAGATTTGTGTATTGGAGCGGATTTTTGGAAAAAGAGAAGAAATTTGAAGTCGGTTTTACCATTCACTCTTATGAAAATGGGAATCAAGCTCCTTCGGAAAGTGGTTCTGAAACATTGGGCATAAATGAAGCCTTTACTCCGCTGAGAATATCAGATGAAAAGGAAGATTATTTTATACCTACAATTGTGGCGAATTATTTCACTGAAAAGCAAATTGAAAATGACAGATGGACAATTTTAGAGAATATTACAGCAGGGTTACTACCTGAATTTGAATTAATTGCCTTTAGGAATTTTTCTTCTTTAATTTCAAAATTAAGATATTCCAGATATTTAAAGGTTTTGGGAGAAAATCCTGCGTTTCAGAAAATATTAGTTGAGCTTTCCAGCACAAGGTATATGGCAAAATATTTATCTTTGGAAGAGGAAACGGCAGTAAGGCTTTATACATCAGGATATTATTCTGGTTTAAACAGAGCTTTAAGAGGAGAAATTGCGATAACAGAAGAATATAAAGTATTTAAAGAGTTACTCAATAATGCTTTGAAGAAATTACCAAAAACAAGTTCATCTACTTTTTACAGGTTAGAAAAAATGTCTCCTGAAATGTTGAGTAAAGAATATGCAATAGGTAAGACAATTGAAAAGAAAGGCTTTACTTCTTCTACTTATGATTATATGGCAGCAGAAGAAATGATGTTTGATGATTCTGGTCTTAATGTATTAATAAAAATTACAGGAAAAAATGGTAAGAACATAGAAGATGCATCATTATTACCAGCAGAAAGAGAAGTGCTTTTTAGAAGTAATACCAAATTTGAAGTAGAAAGTGTAAAATTTGATGTAAGTCCTGTTGATAATGTAAGTCCCATAACAAGAGTAAATATAAAAGAGAGATAA